CTAGTTATAGTTATATTTCTAAGGCATAATGACATGCACATTTAGTTCTCTTCTCAACTTGAACAAAGTGTGGGTTTTGGCTTGCTACTTTTAAGTCTAGTTATAGTTATCCTTTTTGTATTTTACTTATCTCGCCccattgttttttgttttgtttcgcttcaTGGTTTGTCAGTCATATTGAGTCTTATGCAGCATGCATTTGCTTTAATTCATACACACTATTATGTCTTGCATTTTTTGCTAGCTTGGAATTTTCATTCTTTTATTATGGATTTTTAAATATAGAGATAACTTCGTAATCTTGTTGTCTTCTGCGAGCCAGTGAGATTTTTGCAATATTTCTCTTTGAGTGTTCAATTAGTGCATTCACAAGTGCATGCTTGTCTAATTGATTTGTTTGGACTCGTAACATCCCGAAAGTTGCCATTTGCTATGCCTTGCATTTGGTATGTACTTATAGGACTGACAGAAGTAAGCATAGCAGTTTGCCATAGGCCTTTGCTCTGCTCACTTCACTGATCATGTACAACATCTGTTTTGGAAGGACTTGCTAATTTCTTCACCTTGCTTTTGATATTCATAGACCAACAGATAATTATTTACAGCAGTTTGTCAGTCTGGTCGTGATATGCAATACCATCGTCTGAATTTCAAATTAATGTTGATTATGGCTATTTCTTCTGTTCGTGTTCGTGGTGGCTGAATGATTATTAGTTTATTACACACATGTACATTTTATCAGGCAAGTCACACAGTTCAGACATGATTTATGCAGCCATTCTCATTGTATTTAAACATTTCCTTTTTGTATTATTGTATCATATATCTGTTGAGGTCATGCTGTATGCTATGCTTGTTTCTAAAGAGTATACCTATATTTGTTGCAATCATTTGAATGAAATGTTTGATGATCTTAGGAGATGACTCTTGATGAATTTGAGAAAGTAATGGAGGAGAAGAGGAAAGCACTTGCTGCTTTGAAGAAGTCTGAAGAGAGGAAGGTTGAAATTGATAAGGATCTGCAGGCTATGCAACTACTTTCCACCAAGAAAGGAAATGATGAAGTTTTCATCAAACTGGTAAGTTAACCCATTATGCCTTGTACTCCATGTCTCTTAACTCCCTGGAGACGTGTGATTGATTTTTTTTATGTATTTCCTTAGGGTGCTGATAAGGAGGCTTTGAAGAAGAAAGAGAATGCTGAACGTGAAGAGCGTGCTAAGAAGGTCTGACATTACATCTCTTGCAATATTTAGAAATATTTGTACTTTTCTTGTTAAGCTGCCTAAATACTAACAGTAATGTTGTGATGCTGGTGCAATCTTGCAATAACTTTTCTGATTCTCAGTTTGCGTCTTTCTAGACATCATGCTACATATTGTCAATAACCACTTAGGGCATGTACAGTGGTTGATAAAGTTAGTCTTATCTTAGGCCACCGTGTAGTTTAGATATGACAATAAAAAAAGATGTACAAGGGTTATCTCTTAGCATAATCTCTAGTAACCAGTTTTTCCTAAATATGTGTTTGGAGATATTATGCTAAGAAATCATCTCTTAATCTTGTTTCTCTCTCCTCCActtcatcatttatcctatgtggtactcctaagatagaaccattgtacacgCCCTTAGTTACTGAAGTGCTAAATTGTAGGCCTTTCTGGACATGTTAGTGTCTTGGATTCATCTGTTATTCCCCTGTCCTGTTGTTAAAACAGCAATTACCTTTCTTGCTTAGTGCGCCCAGTTTTATACCTGCACTTTGGTCTTCCTGCTAGATAACAATTACTAACTGCGGATTGTTCTCTGATGTTTGTAGTCTGTGAGCATCAACGAGTTCCTGAAGCCTGCTGAAGGAGAAAGGTTCTATGGCGGCCGTGGCCGTGGCGGCAGGGGCCGTGGAGACCGCGGAGGCTTCAGAGGCGGATTTGGTGGTGGGGGTTATCACGGCCCACCGCCCGCACCGGCAATTCAGGACCAGAACCAGTTCCCAACCCTCGGTGGGAAGTGAGATTGCTGTACCATCTCAAGTGCCACCTTTACCAATATCATCGACGCTGTCAAGTTTAGATTTTCCTATCACCATATATTTCTGCACGGATCCTATATTGAAACAAATAACTCTGCTGCATGTGGACCATTCATCCCTGTGTCTGTCATGACTTTGTAAATCCGATGGTTGTCGCTTATCAGAATTTTGTAGGCTATGAACTGCTCCTTCCTTTGTCCGTCATCTTCAGGTTTCTACTGTCCTCTGATGCGAGTGATCCATCAGATACGGTGCGAGTGATAATATGGGGACAGCGGCATCAGCTGGCTTGTGAGTCTGTTGGATCTGTCGATGCAGCATGCCGTCATTTCTCCTCTCGTTGCAGCAACACATCCTCATGTTATTGGGCTTGCAGCACTGCTGGGTTTCATCAGGGGTGCCGTTGTACCCAGGTACCCATTGCAGCAGCTGTGGTGATGGCCATGCAACAACGCTCCCACTTGTAGCATTGCCGGGTGTTTGCTCCTTGNNNNNNNNNNNNNNNNNNNNNNNNNNNNNNNNNNNNNNNNNNNNNNNNNNNNNNNNNNNNNNNNNNNNNNNNNNNNNNNNNNNNNNNNNNNNNNNNNNNNNNNNNNNNNNNNNNNNNNNNNNNNNNNNNNNNNNNNNNNNNNNNNNNNNNNNNNNNNNNNNNNNNNNNNNNNNNNNNNNNNNNNNNNNNNNNNNNNNNNNNNNNNNNNNNNNNNNNNNNNNNNNNNNNNNNNNNNNNNNNNNNNNNNNNNNNNNNNNNNNNNNNNNNNNNNNNNNNNNNNNNNNNNNNNNNNNNNNNNNNNNNNNNNNNNNNNNNNNNNNNNNNNNCATGACGAGCCCCCTTCTCCCCTAGCACATTGCTGCTCACATCGCCACATCCTCCGCTTGCAATGTTGATGGTCACTCCTTTACTGCTGCAGCACCGACGAGCACTCCCTTGCAGCAGCGCGGCGGCCCTGACCCTTGCAACACCAGGTGGCCTAACCTCTGAGCATCGCGCCCCCCATCCGGCTTGCAGCATTCACGCGGCCACCAGTCGCGCAACACCACACGGCGTGCTTGCGACACCGGCCCTAGATCCAGTTCTTCTGTTGATTTCTTCCATAAGCCACTCGCCTCCTCCCATTCCAGAAGCACAACGTTCCCTGTTCAGGGAGGAGGTGACTTACGAAAGTAGGCATTCAGGGAGGAGGTGACTTACGAGAGTAGGGAAAGCAAAGCGAAAAAAAAGGGTCCTGGTTGCCTAGGTTTCACGAATATCAGTCAACCTGCCAACAACACTGTTTCAAAGCCAAATGGTCAGCCCTGGTCTGGACGTGGAATTTcatttttagcatgtccaaagtgtAATTATGATTTATTTTGCTTCGTTGCATTGTTGAATTGTGATGAATTTATGCtatatgatcgacgtgcatggatttAAGGATTTGACATGGAAAGTGCGACTGTGTAGCAACACTTTTAAGGGTTTGACAGGGCGCGTCCGTTGATGTTTTGTGGGCCGATTTGCCAGGCCCAAATATAGTTGCTCTATATAGAGTATGGCGTTTTGATGGAGGTCGATTTTCTAAAAATAAAATCCAAATTCCAAAATTTTTTGGTTAAAAAAACTGAATGTTTTTatacaagtaaacaaggatgtgaGGTGTATGTGTGTAAAATTCATGGCCTGGGACGGTAAATAGTATCGTGTGTTAAAAAGTCCCAGAATttttttgcacaaccctcatttcaaTGCATTTCGTTCTAAAAATTTACGCACTTGTGCATTATGCCTTCATTTATGTCTGTATTTTTTTTCAGGATTTTCTAAAATGTAAAAGTATAAATTTTCACGGATTTTGAATTTTGCACTTGAAGGCCTCCACGGAGCTTGGCCTCCCAAAAGCATTTCCGCTCTATCTCTCTTTTGATGGCTTCTCCCGTAAGCAGCTCTGCTCTCTCCTTCGAGAAGCAGCGTTCCGAGGAGAGGAGATGACTTACGAGAgaaggcaaaaaaaaaaaaaaaacccggACAGACTTGCCGACTCCNNNNNNNNNNNNNNNNNNNNNNNNNNNNNNNNNNNNNNNNNNNNNNNNNNNNNNNNNNNNNNNNNNNNNNNNNNNNNNNNNNNNNNNNNNNNNNNNNNNNNNNNNNNNNNNNNNNNNNNNNNNNNNNNNNNNNNNNNNNNNNNNNNNNNNNNNNNNNNNNNNNNNNNNNNNNNNNNNNNNNNNNNNNNNNNNNNNNNNNNNNNNNNNNNNNNNNNNNNNNNNNNNNNNNNNNNNNNNNNNNNNNNNNNNNNNNNNNNNNNNNNNNNNNNNNNNNNNNNNNNNNNNNNNNNNNNNNNNNNNNNNNNNNNNNNNNNNNNNNNNNNNNNNNNNNNNNNNNNNNNNNNNNNNNNNNNNNNNNNNNNNNNNNNNNNNNNNNNNNNNNNNNNNNNNNNNNNNNNNNNNNNNNNNNNNNNNNNNNNNNNNNNNNNNNNNNNNNNNNNNNNNNNNNNNNNNNNNNNNNNNNNNNNNNNNNNNNNNNNNNNNNNNNNNNNNNNNNNNNNNNNNNNNNNNNNNNNNNNNNNNNAGTCGCCTCGCAcccgccggcctccctccgcctcccgccggcggAGCCCCTCGCCGGGGACGCCCGGGGCCCCTTCTGCACGCGCGTCCACCTCCGCGGCCGCGCCTCCCGCTTCCGCGACCCGTCCCGCTTCTTCCACGCCCTGCGGTTCCGCGCCAACGCCTCCCGCCCCGACGCCCTCGAGCTCTGCTTCCACCGGTAAGCGAAAATTCCGAACCGAAACCCTACCTACCTTTTCTTCTTCTCGTGCTTGCTTGGACGTCTCGGCCTGATTTCTTGGTGGTGGTGTCCGCAGGAATGCCACGATTGGCCCTTGCAAGTGCGCCGCGTCGCAGTGGCACAAGGTGCCCAAGAGCGGGCTCTGGGCGCAGTCCCTCTCGCCGTACGACAACCGGATCCTCGACTTCCGGATGCCGGCGGACCCTTCGAGATCCGTCGTGGTGTCCACGGAGGAAGGTGTGTGGTTCTCGTTCTTCTTGCATTTCCGTGGCTTTGCTTGTTGTATGTATGTGCACCTTGACGGCAACTGTTTCGCGAGATGTTGATTTGGGAATTGGTGCTTTTGTGTTTGTCTCTGCAGAGTTCTTGCTCCATAGGGTGGTGTTCCTGGTGTTGGGGATGGTGCTGATGGCTCTGGCGCACACGCTTAGCCAGTCACTGGTGTTCTACTATGGTGGCGCCATGACCATCGGCATTTTCCTTGTGGTGCTGATTATACTCTTTCAGGTAAGCTCTTCCTCTATGCCCTGTTCTCTGTAGAGTGCCACTTAATCTGATAAGTAGAGATAACTAGCATTGGTGGATGAGTCAGTTTTCATAATGGTTGAGTGAAGTTCTCTTATTCTCTGTACTTCACAATACCAGTTGGGCCATGATAATTAGAGTAGCATATATGGCACTATTGGACAGAATCCTGCAGTTTCTTTCCCTGTTCATTTGTTTTTCCTGAATGTATTCACATGCTTTGTGCTGTTTATGATGCCTAATTTCCCAGAAGTCATGCTTGGTTTGTAAAGTCTTTTTGTCTGCTACTTGGTTAGGCAGTCACTTTCCGAGATGTTATTTTTATTTCTCACTACCTGCCTCTTTTTGGTATATCTTCTTTCAGGGAATGAAGCTTTTGCCTACTGGCAGAAAGAGTTCGCTTGCTATTTTTGCATACTCTTCAGTTGTGAGTATTCATTTGACCATTGAGAaagttttcttttctaatttcaTTTTCACACTCTTGGACATCATGATGATTTCTCAAAACAACAGGTTGGCATGACAACATATTTTCTGCACTATTTGTCGGGACTTCTGCGTTCAATTCTTGTGGAAATGGGAATCGCCGAAGACATGCATAATCCTGTATGTAAGTTCTCCATCCAGGAATAATGTCAGCTATGGTTCATTGTGCTTGTTTAATTTCCACCTACATTTACATTGCCACTTATTTAAGGCATAACAATTTAAATTGCCCCATGACTTTGACATTCTTGAGGCTTATATTTTCTCTGTTTTGTCTTGATAGATCACTATGAAGTATAAACTGTACTACTGAATTACAGTTTACGATTCTTCTCAATATGTTACAAATGCTTGTCTTTTTGAGTTCCTGTTGTCTAATAGCTGGGTTCTATTATATTGCCCTAGAAAGGGATTGTTAATGTTTTTATATTGTTATACCAGTCTCTTTAAATTGTAGTACCATATAGGCATCATTAATGTTTTAACATCATTATTCTGTTTGAGTTTCATTTCTATCATTGCTCTATTGACAATTTGACATAAGAACATGTAAAATACATTTGCAGCTGGGTATATTCCTTCTCGTTTGCGTCATCCTAGCTGGAGCCTGGTTTGGTTTCTGGGGTGTCCGTAAACTTGTTCTAACGGAAGAAGGATCTGTTGATGCTGGCGTGGCCTATTTCGTCGAGTGGGCTATCTTGATTGTTTCTGCTGTCTTGATCCTCCAGGTATTTTTTTTTGTAACGATGGCTGTTTGCTGACTATTCTACTAGTTATCACTTCACTGACTGGCAGTTTTGCATCTTTGATTCCTGTAGAGTTCTCTGGACTATCTCCTTGCATTTGCAGCTTTAGTCTTTTGCATAATCATCAAGACAGTTTCAAGGATTGAAGGGATGTCAGGATTTATGCGCCATTTATCAAGGTACAAATTATGATGTAgtatatcctattattattgtaTATGCCCCTTTCTATTATCTAAAGTTGAATACGAACTTGCTAATTACAGGCTTACAACCTTTTGTTATTCATGGTTTTAAAACTATGTAATATCGCTAAGCAGAAGCTGGTATAGTGGTATACTCCTGCTCATCAATAGTGTTAATTGTTAATATTAGTATCTCTAGGTATGTAATTTATTGTTGTTATAGGAGCACACAGTTGAAGTATATTACCCACCTATGCTCATGGTTCTAGTCTTTTGGGTGAACCAGCTGGTTTATGTAACTCAGTGTGGTGGTATCAGCCAGGAGCAAGCTAGCAAGCTCCTGGGTACATGGCCAACACAGTTTTAACAGAAGCAATTGGGGTTcacttgcaaaaaaaaaaaaaactacacCATTCAGATAAAACTACTTCCACAAAAAGAAATGCTAGGAACGGAAGAAAGAAGCGGTAAAAATTGGATACGGAATGAAATTTTAATGATCATGGGAACGATGTGGCAGGGATGTTGACCATGCCACCCAATATCACTAATGAATTGACCTGAGGGATAAAGTGGATAGTATCAATAGTTCGAGGTTGCAATTTAAATGATTTTAATACGTCAGGTTTGAAAGTGGTCCTTTTCCGTTTGATAAACATTCTTGTCAGTTGTCACGACAAGAACTATTTGCATCTCCTGGAAAATCACAACTAACTTAAATGAATATATCTTCTCTTGAAAAGATAAAGGGACTGACTGAATATCTTTATGCAGTGGACTTTCCAAGGGAATCACACGCGGTCTCTCCCGCTATGAAGATTTGGGAGGGTATTCCA
This DNA window, taken from Triticum aestivum cultivar Chinese Spring chromosome 1D, IWGSC CS RefSeq v2.1, whole genome shotgun sequence, encodes the following:
- the LOC123182759 gene encoding uncharacterized protein (The sequence of the model RefSeq protein was modified relative to this genomic sequence to represent the inferred CDS: added 94 bases not found in genome assembly), whose product is MPPPAPRRLLLLPLLAVLLGGTASAFSIPAAAAAAAEITVASHPPASLRLPPAEPLAGDARGPFCTRVHLRGRASRFRDPSRFFHALRFRANASRPDALELCFHRNATIGPCKCAASQWHKVPKSGLWAQSLSPYDNRILDFRMPADPSRSVVVSTEEEFLLHRVVFLVLGMVLMALAHTLSQSLVFYYGGAMTIGIFLVVLIILFQGMKLLPTGRKSSLAIFAYSSVVGMTTYFLHYLSGLLRSILVEMGIAEDMHNPLGIFLLVCVILAGAWFGFWGVRKLVLTEEGSVDAGVAYFVEWAILIVSAVLILQSSLDYLLAFAALVFCIIIKTVSRIEGMSGFMRHLSSGLSKGITRGLSRYEDLGGYSNTNGTHQDGFSKLHGEYLKHTPRRNSPLSGSQKKISSQVLDRDSYYSTYHTTPERRKFTKEEYEAFTKEETRKGMQQLLSSPDFNRWALANADRISVTPAGSGRSSSRSQERHRFFGLF